The Megalops cyprinoides isolate fMegCyp1 chromosome 10, fMegCyp1.pri, whole genome shotgun sequence genome window below encodes:
- the LOC118784377 gene encoding myelin-associated glycoprotein-like has protein sequence MNTTARLWLCCLYLQAISSPVFSSDWEAEVVPKIKALTSSCVVIPCTFTHPGHEMSTSRLRGVWHEKDNWNNKIYYEDQTKVVDNFKGRTKLVGQLGKANCSLEIDEIKDHDNGPYCFRIEIDSMDKFSFVEQCVIISMMAEPQPPKLTYLKDCEEGTPFPIICSVTHTCPSYVPKLSWKDVPDKQVIVSHKDNSHGNWETESILTITPTEDDDHREITCMASFHGGKTSETSFTLNVKRKANMLHIIIPVTAAVGTAVIFGGLCILMRKKYMRRIQDLQSRGDNGTRPDDYNGGPPRPEKRRSIWSRFSRREPCNSADTSVGYRANNVTAGGADMKVSKPRCPSPKSTQKSANVKSVNSYECGGNDIYTNTADLNVYGNL, from the exons atgaacacaactgCAAGACTGTGGCTGTGCTGTCTGTACCTGCAAG CCATTTCCTCACCAGTGTTTTCTTCTGACTGGGAGGCAGAGGTTGTCCCCAAAATTAAAGCACTGACCAGTTCCTGTGTGGTGATACCCTGCACTTTTACTCACCCCGGGCATGAAATGTCGACTTCACGACTCAGGGGCGTCTGGCATGAAAAGGACAATTGGAATAATAAAATCTACTATGAAGATCAAACGAAGGTGGTGGACAATTTCAAAGGTCGCACAAAGCTTGTGGGACAACTTGGGAAAGCCAACTGTTCCTTGGAGATTGATGAAATTAAAGACCATGACAATGGCCCATATTGCTTCAGGATTGAAATTGACAGCATGGACAAATTTTCCTTTGTGGAACAATGCGTGATAATCAGCATGATGG CAGAACCACAGCCACCCAAACTGACTTATCTCAAGGATTGCGAAGAAGGGACTCCCTTCCCCATTATTTGCTCTGTCACTCACACCTGCCCCTCGTACGTCCCAAAACTCTCTTGGAAAGACGTTCCCGACAAACAAGTCATTGTGTCTCACAAGGACAACAGCCATGGGAACTGGGAGACAGAGTCCATCCTCACGATCACCCCGACGGAAGACGACGACCACAGAGAAATCACATGTATGGCCTCCTTCCACGGAGGAAAGACGTCAGAGACCTCCTTCACTCTCAACGTAAAAC GTAAGGCAAACATGCTCCACATTATCATCcctgtaacagcagcagtggggacaGCAGTCATTTTTGGTGGACTGTGCATtctgatgaggaaaaaatatat GAGACGTATACAGGACCTTCAGAGCAGAGGCGATAATGG AACACGCCCTGATGATTACAATGGTGGGCCGCCACGACCTGAAAAGAG gcGATCTATTTGGAGTAGGTTTTCTAG gaGGGAACCTTGCAACTCTGCTGACACGAGCGTTGGTTACAG GGCCAACAATGTGACAGCAGGTGGAGCGGATATGAAGGTTTCCAAACCCCGCTGCCCCTCTCCTAAAAG taCCCAGAAATCTGCCAATGTCAAGTCTGTGAACAGCTATGAATGTGGTGGG AACGATATCTACACCAATACTGCCGATCTCAACGTATATGGAAACTTGTAG